One segment of Shewanella piezotolerans WP3 DNA contains the following:
- the ygfZ gene encoding tRNA-modifying protein YgfZ → MTLSTSQPNWPLNGQQPALMVSHLSHLGLMSVTGEQGRSFIHGQVTTDISSLEAEQWRWGAHCDPKGKMLATFRTFAKGDTLFMLMPKQTLALDLPQLQKYAVFSKAELTDVSEQWLILGVAGEQAASWLTAKFGELNAELTLIDNGMVIQDNDRFIVVIEQSKVDTANLLADVSLFDATAWQALETLAGYPNIGAAHSAQFVPQMCNLQAIDGISFNKGCYMGQETIARMKYRGGNKRALYIVSGTVSAVLTDESVLEIALGEGAGFRRAGTIIESVQREQQVLFTAVLANDTPLDASLRIAGDEASQLHIIELPYSLEDSE, encoded by the coding sequence ATGACCTTGTCAACTTCTCAGCCGAACTGGCCTTTAAACGGACAGCAACCTGCCTTAATGGTATCTCATCTGTCTCATCTTGGTTTAATGTCAGTAACTGGTGAACAAGGTCGTAGCTTTATCCATGGCCAAGTCACTACAGATATTAGCTCACTAGAAGCCGAGCAATGGCGATGGGGCGCTCACTGCGATCCTAAAGGAAAGATGTTGGCAACATTTAGGACCTTTGCCAAAGGCGACACCCTATTTATGCTGATGCCAAAGCAAACATTGGCACTAGATCTACCGCAACTACAGAAATATGCAGTGTTTAGCAAAGCTGAGCTCACAGATGTTAGCGAGCAATGGTTAATTCTAGGGGTTGCTGGTGAGCAAGCAGCAAGTTGGTTAACGGCAAAGTTTGGTGAGCTAAATGCTGAGTTAACGCTCATCGATAACGGCATGGTCATTCAAGATAACGACCGTTTTATTGTTGTTATAGAGCAGAGTAAAGTCGATACCGCAAACCTACTTGCTGATGTTAGCCTTTTTGATGCAACAGCATGGCAGGCATTAGAAACTCTCGCCGGCTACCCTAACATTGGTGCAGCCCATAGTGCGCAGTTCGTGCCACAGATGTGTAATCTACAAGCGATCGATGGTATCAGCTTCAATAAGGGTTGCTATATGGGGCAAGAGACTATTGCTCGCATGAAGTACCGCGGTGGCAATAAACGCGCCCTCTATATCGTTAGTGGCACTGTCTCTGCAGTATTGACTGATGAAAGCGTGTTAGAGATAGCATTAGGTGAGGGAGCGGGGTTCCGCCGTGCAGGCACCATTATTGAAAGCGTCCAGCGTGAGCAACAAGTACTATTTACCGCTGTACTTGCCAATGATACACCGCTAGACGCAAGCTTAAGAATTGCTGGCGATGAAGCATCACAATTACACATAATTGAACTGCCCTACTCTCTAGAAGATAGTGAGTAA
- a CDS encoding HD domain-containing phosphohydrolase — translation MDKATILVVDDTPENIDILVGILSSDYKIRVAIDGPKALALAQKSTPDIILLDVMMPGMNGYEVCERLKQDPLTCHIPVIFVTALAETADETQGFALGAVDYITKPVSAPVVQARVKTHLALYDQKRLLEQQVKERTKELEETRFEIIRRLGRAAEYKDNETGLHVVRMSLYARLLAIQSGLPDKYCELIYNAAPMHDIGKIGTPDSILKKPAKLDEPEWDEMQRHAEIGAEIIGDHHDPLLEMARRIALSHHEKWDGSGYPFGVSGQDIPIEGRIVAIADVFDALTSIRPYKKAWTVADTMALIESESGKHFDPELVEHFKQIVDEVTKIRDKHHET, via the coding sequence ATGGATAAGGCCACTATTTTAGTTGTGGATGACACCCCAGAAAACATCGATATTTTGGTGGGGATTTTAAGTAGTGATTACAAAATTAGAGTGGCGATCGATGGCCCAAAAGCGTTAGCGCTGGCACAGAAAAGTACGCCCGATATTATTTTACTTGATGTGATGATGCCGGGGATGAATGGCTATGAGGTTTGCGAACGTTTAAAGCAAGATCCGCTTACCTGTCATATTCCAGTTATTTTTGTTACCGCTCTGGCTGAAACAGCCGATGAAACCCAAGGTTTTGCTCTTGGGGCTGTTGATTACATTACTAAGCCTGTAAGTGCACCAGTGGTGCAAGCTCGAGTTAAAACACACCTGGCGCTTTACGATCAAAAACGGCTCCTAGAACAGCAAGTAAAAGAGCGTACCAAAGAGCTAGAGGAGACTCGATTTGAGATCATCAGACGCTTAGGCCGAGCCGCAGAATATAAAGATAATGAAACTGGGTTACATGTTGTCAGAATGAGTCTTTATGCGCGTTTATTAGCGATACAGTCGGGGTTGCCTGACAAGTATTGTGAGTTAATCTATAACGCCGCACCTATGCATGATATTGGTAAAATAGGTACGCCAGACTCTATCTTGAAAAAGCCTGCGAAGTTGGATGAGCCTGAATGGGACGAAATGCAACGCCATGCCGAAATTGGTGCCGAAATTATTGGTGACCATCACGATCCATTACTGGAGATGGCGAGACGGATTGCGCTGAGTCACCATGAGAAGTGGGATGGCAGTGGTTACCCATTTGGGGTGTCAGGTCAAGATATCCCAATCGAAGGGCGTATTGTGGCCATCGCCGATGTATTTGATGCGCTAACATCAATTCGTCCTTATAAAAAGGCATGGACAGTCGCCGATACCATGGCACTCATAGAGAGTGAATCTGGTAAGCATTTTGATCCTGAATTAGTAGAGCATTTTAAGCAGATAGTGGATGAAGTGACGAAAATCCGTGATAAGCATCATGAGACTTAA
- a CDS encoding PAS domain S-box protein produces the protein MEMSRLRTFRSRILSQIALPLIAIMAAVFSINAWFNYQAEKQYIYEDLEKQANNIAQRIQFFLKSAETDTRSVADLLGENSANDLYANAAKLNLLLTRRLDRHPDFYGSAIAFRKAKVPGRELFAPYAYRDGNKINIIDIGVDGYDYTDGNWDWWSEAINNVNGYWSSPYFDEGAGNALMISYSQPFGSSLPYDGVVTVDLALNTLPQMVNVAASRIVVIDDKGQLVYHANPSILLAKSTDKWLAKTANNQHFIGLVNSNQPGHSHIEDSLGGRYLASIGVVPSLNWRVIIMTSEQHLHNNFLLGFSSLALNLLLISTILLFTGYLTARRLTRPIEELESGIAAFGAGETKRLDNPKGAVSELITLTTQFNEMAQALEEREQALLDSRGNRFAKLIDGMSDKSFYCSIEPDGQIAQVSEGVEKVLGVSAELLKRKYQRMFSDNAINEKNWHYMDDALQGRNVPPHQVEMLDSKGKLRRLDVFMQPLLSDNQELLSVEMLFNDVTEQFSAAAWSNAVLESAPEAMLIVDESGRLVFTNSRCQLLFGYDEAQMLAMSVDQLVPDSIRSHHASLREKFVSEGRDRKMGLGMTSDLMALNADGCEFPVEISLGLLPVDADGQRQVAATVRDMTEELKIAQRIKDSENRFRGLVTNIPGAVYRTRIEDTWIMEYVSDNIGDITGYPAADFIENSKRSFASLIIEEDLAIASHAIETALAEQRSFEVQYRIQHRDASIHWVHEKGKAIYDENGVALWFDGSINDITISKAAQEKIAQSQQQLETITESIPSTVYQLHWRSNRDRNFTFLSSACIATLGFHRDQVIEKFDLVAECIINDERTHIIEALSGVSSSGLNWTEEFRYRHPMGDIRWLQAGAHGNQLADDSIIWNGYLMDITERKQIDKELAKREAHFRALFDNAGIGIVNVDERGLILDCNEQFSQYVQLSSDELNGSSFFDYQHRDDQQTAKQLFSQLMGNDDSSMTAEIRLLSQSGDVMWMDLTLTGLQDKHGTLNSAVLSMANITSLKQISNELKQAKDSADAASKAKSDFLANMSHEIRTPMNAIIGMSQLCLQTELDKKQQNYVQKIDRASKSLLGIINDILDFSKIEAGKLDIESVSFQLETMLEDLSDMFSVKAADKQLELLFAVAPNIPRQLEGDPLRLSQVLINLMNNAVKFTDQGEVLLSISQLERVDDAITLRFSVRDNGIGLTEDQRNKLFKSFSQADTSTTRKYGGTGLGLAICKQLVELMGGEIGVESQFGNGSTFFFTVKFKVADNKLIKAGQELEGMRILVADDNATARDILRTTLESMGFEVDTVKSGAQAVERCKTTQYPVALIDWLMPEMNGLETSAAIIANSETPPKILIVSAHANTELTDHIEGSGIAGYITKPISASRLLDGIMSSLGKNGAIPVRRTGVEVNQKLLTQLKGKRILLVEDNEMNQEVATEFLEQVGITLSIADNGQIALEKLATQTFDLVLMDCQMPVMDGYQATQALRKIPELSDLPVIAMTANAMAGDKEMCLRVGMNDHIAKPIEVSLLYTTLLEYLGDEKEQVLANDLANSNTEAAVLFWPQHDELDVDKGLQLVQNSVRLYRRIFERFYTGQIHTAKQIELALSQDKVEDAIRYAHTLKGISGNLCAPRLVEVAKVIEAQLTADSNVDITAEIDELKQLIEVICQAISEWMTQLNLPESAVPAAEDIKVLSAAELKVAIAELLVMLEEADSDAVEKMEEIKAQVAADMWHKMNPALAMINGYQFDDAAELIKSLFEI, from the coding sequence ATGGAAATGAGTAGACTTCGCACCTTTCGTAGCAGAATTTTATCGCAAATTGCTTTGCCGTTAATTGCAATTATGGCCGCCGTATTTAGCATTAATGCTTGGTTTAACTATCAAGCAGAAAAGCAATACATCTATGAAGACTTGGAGAAGCAAGCGAACAATATTGCCCAGAGGATCCAGTTTTTTCTCAAGTCTGCTGAAACTGATACTCGCTCTGTAGCTGATCTCTTGGGAGAGAATAGCGCTAATGATTTATACGCCAATGCAGCCAAGCTCAACTTACTGCTGACACGCCGACTCGATAGGCACCCCGACTTCTACGGCAGCGCAATTGCTTTTCGAAAGGCGAAAGTACCTGGGCGAGAGTTATTTGCCCCTTATGCATATCGCGATGGTAATAAGATAAATATCATTGACATTGGTGTTGATGGTTACGATTACACCGATGGCAACTGGGATTGGTGGAGTGAAGCAATAAATAACGTCAATGGCTATTGGTCGAGCCCTTACTTTGATGAGGGCGCGGGTAATGCACTGATGATCAGTTACTCACAGCCCTTCGGTAGTTCTCTGCCCTACGATGGTGTCGTTACCGTTGATTTGGCTCTCAATACTCTCCCGCAAATGGTGAATGTAGCGGCGAGCAGAATTGTGGTGATAGATGATAAGGGGCAGCTGGTATACCACGCGAACCCATCGATATTACTGGCGAAAAGCACCGATAAATGGTTAGCGAAGACGGCTAATAATCAACATTTTATTGGCTTGGTAAACAGTAATCAACCTGGTCATAGCCATATTGAAGATAGTCTAGGTGGTAGGTATTTAGCCAGTATAGGGGTGGTACCATCGCTTAATTGGCGGGTCATTATCATGACCTCTGAACAGCATCTGCATAATAATTTCTTATTAGGATTCTCCTCTCTAGCGTTAAATTTACTGTTGATCTCTACCATTTTGTTATTCACCGGTTACCTAACAGCTAGAAGGTTAACTCGTCCCATTGAAGAGCTTGAATCGGGCATCGCTGCGTTTGGTGCTGGTGAAACCAAGCGACTTGATAACCCGAAAGGAGCGGTGAGTGAGCTCATCACATTAACTACCCAGTTTAATGAGATGGCGCAGGCGTTAGAGGAGCGCGAACAAGCTTTATTGGACTCTCGCGGTAATCGTTTTGCGAAGTTAATCGATGGCATGAGTGACAAATCCTTTTATTGCTCTATCGAGCCAGACGGGCAAATTGCGCAAGTCAGTGAAGGGGTTGAGAAGGTGCTCGGTGTTAGCGCAGAGTTGTTGAAGCGTAAGTATCAGAGAATGTTTTCTGATAATGCCATTAATGAGAAAAATTGGCACTATATGGATGACGCGCTGCAAGGCAGGAATGTACCGCCACATCAGGTAGAAATGCTCGACAGCAAAGGTAAGTTACGCCGCTTAGATGTATTTATGCAGCCGTTACTTTCAGATAATCAGGAGTTACTCTCCGTCGAAATGCTCTTTAACGATGTCACAGAGCAATTTTCAGCTGCTGCCTGGTCAAATGCAGTATTGGAGTCTGCGCCAGAGGCAATGCTGATTGTCGATGAGTCAGGGCGGCTGGTATTTACCAATAGCCGCTGCCAGTTGTTGTTTGGTTATGATGAAGCACAGATGTTGGCTATGTCAGTTGATCAGCTCGTCCCCGATTCAATCAGGTCACACCATGCTAGTTTACGTGAGAAGTTCGTATCCGAGGGACGAGACCGTAAAATGGGGCTAGGGATGACGTCAGATCTCATGGCGCTAAACGCTGATGGCTGTGAATTCCCAGTGGAGATCAGTCTCGGCCTGTTACCCGTTGATGCCGATGGTCAGCGCCAAGTAGCAGCCACTGTGCGCGATATGACCGAAGAGCTCAAAATTGCACAGCGTATTAAGGACAGTGAAAACCGTTTTCGCGGCTTAGTGACCAATATCCCTGGAGCCGTCTATCGCACTCGAATTGAAGATACTTGGATAATGGAATATGTCAGTGACAATATAGGAGATATTACCGGTTACCCCGCCGCAGACTTTATTGAAAATAGTAAACGCAGCTTTGCTAGCTTGATTATTGAAGAGGACTTAGCCATTGCCAGTCATGCCATAGAAACTGCATTGGCCGAACAAAGAAGTTTTGAAGTGCAATATCGAATCCAGCATCGAGATGCCAGTATTCACTGGGTGCATGAAAAGGGGAAAGCGATATATGACGAAAACGGTGTGGCTTTGTGGTTTGATGGCAGTATCAACGACATCACTATCAGTAAAGCTGCACAAGAGAAAATAGCCCAATCTCAGCAGCAACTTGAAACCATTACTGAGTCGATCCCGAGTACCGTCTACCAGCTGCATTGGCGATCAAATCGCGATCGCAACTTTACCTTTCTCTCTAGTGCTTGTATTGCCACGCTAGGTTTTCATCGAGATCAAGTCATTGAAAAATTTGATCTGGTCGCTGAGTGCATTATCAACGATGAGCGCACGCATATCATAGAGGCTTTATCTGGGGTGAGTTCATCAGGCTTGAATTGGACTGAAGAGTTTCGCTATCGCCATCCAATGGGAGACATTCGCTGGTTGCAGGCGGGGGCACACGGTAACCAACTTGCCGATGACAGTATTATCTGGAATGGCTACTTGATGGATATTACAGAGCGCAAACAGATCGATAAAGAGCTAGCTAAACGTGAGGCCCACTTCAGAGCATTATTTGATAATGCTGGAATAGGAATTGTAAATGTCGATGAGCGAGGACTGATTCTAGATTGCAATGAGCAATTTAGTCAGTACGTTCAATTATCATCAGATGAGCTCAATGGCAGCTCCTTTTTTGACTATCAGCACCGTGATGACCAACAAACCGCCAAGCAGTTGTTTAGTCAGTTAATGGGAAATGATGATAGCAGCATGACTGCTGAGATCCGCTTGTTGAGTCAGTCTGGCGATGTAATGTGGATGGATTTGACCTTAACAGGCCTTCAAGATAAGCATGGCACGCTCAATTCAGCAGTGCTATCGATGGCAAATATTACCTCATTGAAACAGATCTCTAATGAGCTTAAGCAAGCCAAAGATTCAGCCGATGCTGCCAGTAAAGCAAAGAGCGACTTTTTAGCGAATATGTCCCATGAAATCCGTACGCCAATGAACGCCATTATCGGTATGTCGCAGCTATGCTTGCAAACTGAATTGGACAAGAAGCAGCAAAATTATGTGCAAAAGATTGATAGAGCCTCAAAGTCATTATTAGGAATTATTAATGACATTTTAGACTTTTCAAAAATTGAAGCAGGTAAGCTCGATATCGAATCGGTCTCTTTCCAGCTGGAAACCATGCTAGAAGATCTCAGCGATATGTTCTCGGTTAAAGCTGCCGATAAACAGTTGGAATTGCTATTTGCCGTTGCACCTAATATCCCAAGGCAACTGGAAGGTGACCCGCTGCGATTGTCCCAAGTACTTATTAACCTGATGAACAATGCCGTTAAATTCACTGACCAAGGAGAAGTATTGCTGTCTATCAGCCAACTTGAACGCGTAGACGACGCGATCACCCTACGTTTTAGTGTGCGTGATAACGGCATTGGCTTGACCGAAGACCAGCGCAACAAGCTATTTAAATCATTCAGTCAAGCTGACACTTCCACCACACGTAAATACGGTGGAACTGGGCTTGGGCTTGCAATCTGTAAACAGCTAGTGGAGTTAATGGGAGGGGAAATTGGTGTCGAGAGTCAATTCGGCAACGGCAGCACCTTCTTCTTCACCGTTAAGTTTAAAGTGGCAGACAATAAACTAATAAAGGCCGGGCAAGAGTTAGAAGGGATGCGAATTTTAGTCGCTGATGACAATGCCACTGCGCGAGATATTTTGCGCACCACGCTTGAAAGTATGGGCTTTGAGGTTGATACCGTTAAAAGTGGCGCTCAAGCCGTAGAGCGCTGTAAAACAACCCAATATCCCGTTGCGCTAATTGATTGGTTAATGCCTGAAATGAACGGCTTGGAAACCTCAGCGGCAATTATAGCTAATAGTGAAACGCCGCCAAAAATCTTAATCGTCTCCGCTCACGCAAATACCGAACTGACCGATCATATCGAGGGTAGCGGTATCGCAGGCTATATCACTAAGCCTATCAGTGCTTCACGTCTACTCGATGGCATCATGTCATCACTGGGGAAAAATGGTGCCATACCAGTGCGTCGTACAGGTGTTGAGGTGAACCAGAAATTGCTGACTCAACTGAAAGGCAAACGTATTTTGCTGGTGGAAGATAATGAGATGAACCAAGAGGTTGCCACTGAGTTTCTTGAGCAAGTCGGCATTACGCTGTCGATTGCTGATAACGGTCAAATTGCACTTGAAAAATTAGCAACACAGACATTTGATCTTGTATTAATGGATTGCCAAATGCCTGTGATGGATGGCTACCAAGCCACGCAAGCGCTGCGTAAAATACCTGAGTTATCTGACCTCCCTGTTATCGCTATGACAGCAAACGCAATGGCGGGTGATAAAGAGATGTGTCTGCGTGTCGGCATGAATGACCATATTGCCAAGCCAATAGAAGTATCACTGCTATATACCACTTTGTTGGAGTATCTCGGTGATGAGAAGGAGCAGGTTTTGGCCAATGATTTAGCCAATAGTAATACAGAAGCTGCGGTACTATTTTGGCCGCAACATGATGAGCTTGATGTTGATAAAGGCTTGCAGTTAGTGCAGAACTCGGTGCGCCTTTACAGAAGAATATTTGAACGTTTCTATACTGGGCAGATACATACAGCCAAGCAGATAGAGTTGGCATTAAGCCAAGATAAAGTTGAGGATGCAATTCGCTATGCACATACATTAAAAGGGATCTCCGGCAACCTATGTGCTCCGCGATTAGTTGAAGTCGCTAAAGTCATTGAAGCTCAATTAACTGCTGACAGTAATGTTGATATTACTGCTGAAATTGACGAACTAAAACAGCTAATAGAAGTGATATGTCAGGCTATTTCAGAGTGGATGACACAATTAAATTTGCCAGAATCTGCAGTGCCAGCGGCTGAGGATATCAAAGTTCTGTCTGCCGCAGAGTTAAAGGTCGCAATTGCAGAGTTGCTGGTCATGTTAGAGGAAGCTGACTCGGACGCCGTTGAAAAAATGGAAGAGATTAAAGCTCAGGTTGCCGCTGATATGTGGCACAAAATGAATCCGGCACTGGCAATGATTAATGGCTATCAATTTGATGATGCAGCAGAGCTTATTAAGTCGCTATTTGAGATTTGA
- a CDS encoding ABC transporter ATP-binding protein: protein MGKSIVALSAVSKGFNDGDKYHQVLDKIDLQLEDADTIALTGPSGCGKSTLLNIIGGFEFIDSGKLNLFDEDASQWQDKHWSQFRRRDLGVVFQQFNLLTPLNVQDNIAFSLRLNQRPWSPWVDHLIKQLGLNEVKKRHVEALSGGQQQRVAIARALAHQPRLLLADEPTGNLDEKAGFEVMQLLTELANESSTSILMVTHSNDCAQFMKRRWHLEQGKINESPV, encoded by the coding sequence ATGGGCAAAAGTATTGTAGCTTTATCTGCCGTATCTAAAGGATTTAATGACGGTGACAAATATCACCAAGTACTCGATAAAATTGACTTACAGCTTGAAGATGCTGATACCATCGCCCTCACCGGCCCCAGTGGCTGCGGTAAAAGTACTCTGCTCAATATCATTGGCGGCTTTGAGTTTATTGATAGCGGTAAGCTGAACCTTTTTGATGAAGATGCCAGCCAATGGCAAGACAAACACTGGAGTCAGTTTAGACGCCGCGATCTCGGGGTAGTGTTTCAGCAATTCAATTTACTGACGCCGTTAAACGTACAAGACAATATCGCTTTCTCATTACGGCTCAATCAACGACCATGGTCACCTTGGGTCGATCACCTCATCAAACAACTCGGTTTAAACGAAGTCAAAAAACGTCATGTAGAAGCGCTTTCAGGCGGCCAACAGCAACGAGTGGCAATCGCGCGAGCATTAGCACACCAACCTAGATTATTACTCGCCGATGAACCGACCGGCAACCTCGACGAAAAAGCAGGTTTTGAGGTGATGCAGCTACTGACCGAACTGGCTAATGAGTCCAGCACTAGCATATTGATGGTGACCCACAGCAATGACTGTGCGCAGTTTATGAAAAGACGCTGGCATTTAGAGCAAGGCAAGATAAATGAATCGCCAGTTTAG
- a CDS encoding ABC transporter permease codes for MNRQFRLSVRLSLQVFARHYLKAPLQAGAILLGFILAVMLLIGVRATNDNAVRSYSQATELLSQRAQLILAPIAGQKMVPESVYIHLRQAGVSQSLAVLTGTVTDDRGQRWDIQASDLIAALSVQQFKQHADKSAQSAQISLLSSQIPLAKLLSGQPYILMSESFAERVTTDGQLKLEGESLNVISLDDKLGLGNAILMDISLGQKLLNKYGKLSYIALFGDTNKLSTQVTQIFSGQSAKQFEIAEQDEGEGLTSLTRSFHLNLTAMSLLAFVVGLFIAYNGVRYSLLKRQKLLVQLQQQGIPQRALLTALMLELLALVVIGSILGFILGLQLSHWLQPMIALTLEQLYGARLLPGVWQWSWLYQAIGLTFVAAICACFPLFNALAKQPLARSASRFEQQRHAANYQRVMFMAAIALLILAATLFPLTQEYQHSLVLLGVVTVAIPLLLPLSLQFCLSLSTRVTSNGLWQYAVAESKELIAPLSLAMMAMLLALTANISMNTLVGSFEITLKNWLDARLYADIYIRPPNDKIVATETLLAQQPKVTEIYGQWGHSSQYQHTPVSLMTRDEHSLRNSNQMKAQIDNFWPQFFQGKALMISEPMAIKYQLHVGNTVSLPEFESAKQPPLPIGAIFYDYGNPLGQVIVSQHTWHRLNLPSNPSSIAASYDGDIAELEQVLQQQVPLSAAQMYNQAKIKQRALEIFKRTFSITLVLNSLTLMVAAIGLFSACLMLTKARQAPLARLYALGVSRTQLRSLVSLQMLLIVLFTCLLALPSGALLGYLLINKVTLQAFGWSIAMVWDWQAYFRVVAIALAASALAILLPLYWQTRKPLISSLQQEAL; via the coding sequence ATGAATCGCCAGTTTAGGTTATCCGTCCGTCTTAGCTTACAGGTATTTGCTCGCCACTACCTAAAAGCCCCTTTGCAAGCTGGCGCAATACTGCTCGGTTTTATATTGGCGGTGATGTTACTGATAGGTGTTCGCGCAACCAATGACAATGCGGTGCGCAGTTACTCTCAAGCAACAGAGTTATTAAGTCAGCGCGCTCAACTTATTCTTGCGCCCATAGCCGGGCAAAAAATGGTTCCAGAATCGGTTTATATTCACCTTCGACAAGCCGGAGTGAGTCAGTCATTAGCGGTACTAACAGGCACAGTGACTGATGACAGAGGTCAGCGCTGGGATATTCAAGCCAGTGACTTGATTGCCGCACTGTCAGTACAGCAATTTAAGCAACACGCGGATAAATCAGCTCAGTCTGCACAAATCTCATTACTTTCAAGCCAGATCCCGTTGGCTAAATTGCTTTCAGGACAGCCTTACATACTCATGAGCGAAAGCTTTGCCGAACGAGTAACCACAGATGGTCAGCTTAAACTTGAAGGTGAATCACTTAACGTTATTAGCTTAGATGACAAGTTAGGGCTAGGTAATGCCATTCTCATGGATATCTCTTTAGGCCAAAAACTATTAAATAAATACGGCAAGCTAAGTTACATCGCGTTGTTTGGTGATACCAATAAGCTCAGCACGCAAGTGACGCAAATCTTTAGTGGGCAAAGTGCTAAACAGTTTGAAATTGCAGAGCAAGATGAAGGTGAAGGATTGACGAGCCTAACTCGTAGTTTCCACTTGAATTTAACCGCTATGAGCCTACTTGCCTTTGTCGTTGGGCTATTTATTGCTTACAACGGTGTACGTTACAGCTTATTAAAAAGACAAAAACTGCTGGTGCAACTGCAACAACAAGGGATCCCGCAGCGAGCATTATTAACCGCGCTAATGTTAGAGCTACTGGCATTGGTCGTTATCGGCTCTATCCTTGGTTTTATACTAGGCTTACAACTAAGTCACTGGCTACAACCCATGATAGCCCTAACACTAGAGCAACTGTACGGCGCTAGATTATTACCGGGAGTGTGGCAGTGGAGCTGGCTTTATCAAGCTATTGGATTGACATTTGTTGCCGCTATCTGTGCTTGTTTCCCACTATTTAATGCATTAGCAAAGCAACCTCTAGCCCGTAGCGCTAGCCGGTTTGAACAGCAACGCCATGCAGCAAATTACCAGCGAGTCATGTTTATGGCCGCTATTGCTCTGCTCATCCTAGCAGCAACGCTGTTTCCATTGACTCAAGAGTATCAACACAGCCTGGTGTTATTGGGTGTCGTCACTGTGGCAATCCCTTTGCTGCTGCCATTATCACTTCAATTTTGCCTCAGCCTATCTACCCGCGTGACGAGCAATGGCTTATGGCAGTATGCGGTTGCTGAAAGTAAAGAGTTAATCGCTCCGTTGTCACTGGCGATGATGGCGATGTTACTGGCGTTAACCGCTAATATTTCAATGAACACTCTAGTTGGCAGCTTTGAGATAACCTTGAAGAATTGGCTCGATGCCCGTTTGTATGCTGATATTTATATTCGCCCACCTAACGACAAAATCGTAGCCACTGAAACACTGCTTGCTCAGCAGCCTAAAGTGACTGAAATATACGGCCAGTGGGGACATAGCAGTCAATATCAGCATACCCCTGTGAGCTTGATGACCCGAGATGAACACTCGCTTAGAAACAGCAATCAAATGAAAGCTCAAATCGATAACTTTTGGCCACAGTTTTTTCAGGGCAAAGCGCTAATGATCAGTGAACCGATGGCAATCAAGTATCAATTGCATGTCGGAAACACCGTCTCACTGCCAGAGTTTGAATCTGCTAAGCAACCTCCTTTGCCTATTGGCGCCATTTTTTATGATTACGGCAATCCGTTAGGCCAAGTCATTGTTAGTCAACATACTTGGCATCGATTGAACCTGCCTAGTAACCCAAGCAGTATTGCTGCCAGTTATGATGGAGATATCGCTGAGCTAGAGCAGGTATTACAGCAGCAAGTTCCATTATCTGCAGCGCAGATGTATAACCAAGCCAAGATAAAACAGCGCGCACTGGAGATCTTTAAACGCACCTTTTCGATTACATTGGTTCTTAACAGCCTGACCCTTATGGTTGCCGCTATTGGGCTGTTTAGTGCCTGCTTGATGCTCACTAAAGCGAGACAAGCACCACTGGCCCGTTTATATGCACTGGGCGTGAGCCGAACTCAGCTGCGCAGTTTGGTGTCACTACAAATGTTGCTAATCGTCCTATTTACTTGCTTACTCGCACTGCCAAGTGGTGCGCTACTGGGCTATCTATTAATTAACAAAGTAACGCTACAAGCATTTGGCTGGAGTATTGCCATGGTTTGGGACTGGCAAGCTTATTTTAGAGTGGTGGCTATCGCCCTAGCAGCCAGTGCATTAGCCATATTACTACCGCTATACTGGCAAACTCGCAAACCGCTAATAAGCAGCCTGCAGCAGGAGGCATTATGA